In the genome of Gemmatimonadota bacterium, the window CGGTCGCCGTCCTGTCGCCGTGGATCACGCTCGCCGCGCAGGGCCCGGCCGGTTCGTTGGAGAACGTGCAGCAGATCGGCCCCGCCTTCGAGGGGACCGGCGCGCCCGGGGCCATCGGCTCGTTGATGGACGATGAGGTCTGTTATGTGGACCTCTTCTGCAGCTCCACGCCCCGCGTGGGAGTTGCGACGCCGACCTCCGCGAAGATCACCATGGCCGCCACCCACTCGTGCGGCCTCCTCCCGACCGATGCGGCCTATTGCTGGGGACGCAACGACGAGAGTAATCTCGGTGCGGTCTCGAGGCGTTCCCGCTCCCGGGCAGTCGGGTGGCCCTGAGACCACGGGGTGCCGCGCAGCGACGTCCGGTAGCTCAGGCCGGTGCCCCCCCCGGGGGCCCGATCGACGCGCTGATGCCGGTCAGGCTGAAATTGAGCCGAACGCCGGGCATCAGCTTGATTGACCGCCGGAATCGGAGTCCCATGATGATTTTGTGGCGCTGACCTGGCAGACCAATCACCCGCCAAGGGTGACCAAGGATGCTGGCCCGGGATTCGAGGCTCCGGAGACCGGATTGAGTGTCGCCTGGACCGCCTGCCGGAATCGATCGACATTCTTCCGCTTGACGTCCTCGTACCCCCGAATCATGTCCGGGGTTCGAGCCAACTTGACCGTCTGCTCATAACTCGAAGCCGACAAAACCGCTGCTGCCGTCTCGATCAGTCCACGATACTCGCCGATCAACTCCCGCTCCAACCGCCGAATACTATCCCGGCCGAACAGATCGAACGCCGTCCCCCGAAGCCCCCGCGCCGCGTACAGCAACCGGAACACCCCCCGGAACCACCGCCCCAACGCAATCTTCTTCTTCATCCCCATCGCCCGCAACACCGGCGGATGGAGCCGGTAGCTCATCACCGCCCCGGCCCCGAAGCTCTCGACCAACGCCTCATCCAGCTTAGGATCGAGGGTCAACCGCGCCACCTCATACTCATCCTTATACGCCATGAGCTTGTACAGATACCGCGCCACCGCCGCCGACAACGCAGTACCAGACCCAATCGTCCGCTCCTGCTTCCACACCATCGCGACGAAATCGGCGTACTGCTTGGCGTAAGCCTCGTTCTGGTACGCCACCAAATCCGGCACCCGGATCTCCAGCAACTGCCTCGTCTCGCCAGTGGCGCCAGTGGCATCGACCATGGCCCGGATACCCGGCGTGAGTACCGGCGCGGCAGGCTCGGCCGCCGCGGCCCGCGACGTCACCAGTCGGTCGGCCCAAGCGGGATCGACCACGACCTGCCGTCCAACCCGAAATGCCTGGATGTTGGCCTGCGCCGCGGTGCCGTTCAGCTCGAGCGCCTTCTCGATACTCTCCGCCGCGAGCGGAATCAACCCAGCCTGATACGCCGCCCCCACCACGATGAAGTTGGCCATCATGTGCGACCTAAACAGAAACTCCGCCAGCCGCTCGGCGTCGAAGTACACGTTCTGCCCCGCTCGAGTCACCGCGTCGATCCGGGCATGAAGCACCGAGTCGGCCGGGAACTCGACCAACGGGTTCCGGACCATCAGCCCGGTCGCCACATGGCTCGACGACACGATCGCCACGGTCCGGTCGGGCCGGGCCCGGATCAGATGCCGGAGGTCGCTCGCGGTCAGGACGTCGAACCCGATGTACCCATCCGCCTCGCCGATCCCGACCTTGTTCGAACCCAACGCGTCGCCGTCGAAGATCTTGAGGTGCGATACCACCGCACCGCCCTTCTGGCTCAAACCCGTCTGATCGAGACACCGAACCCCTTTGTGCTCGAGCAACGCCGCCGTCCCCAGCACCTGGTTGACGGTGACGACCCCCGTGCCCCCGATGCCCATGAAATACAGATTGGTCACCGGGCGATGCGGCTCCGCGCGGACCGCCGGAAACATCGGACCCAACGGCTCGAACTGATGCCCGGCCCGCTTCGGCTTCGGCCCCGCCGCCGGCACCACTGTCACAAACGCCGGGCAATCGCCGTCCAGGCACGAGTAGTCGGTGTTGCACGACGACTGATGGATCTGGGTCTTCCGCCCAAACTCAGTCTCGACCGGCGCCACGCTCAAACAGTTCGACTTGGCCCCGCAGTCGCCACACCCCTCGCAGATCCGCTCGTTGATCAACACCCGCATCGGCCGCTCGGGCGCCAAGCCCCGTTTCCGCTTCCGCCGGAGATCGGCGGCGCAATGCTGATCATAGATCAGCGCGGTCACGCCCTTGATGTCGCGGAGGAGCTTCTGGGCCTCGTCGAGCCGCTCCCGGGGCCAGAGGTCCACCCCGGTCGCCAGGGTGATGCCCCGGTACCGCTCGACTTCGTCCGTCAACACAATCGTCCGACCCACGCCCTCGGCCTGGAGCTCGCGCGTCAGGTCGGGAATCGCGATCGCGCCGTCGGCCATCTGGCCGCCGGTCATGGCGACGGCACCGTTATAGAGAATCTTGTAGGTAATCGAGGTCCCGGCCGCCACCGCCTGGCGAATGGCCAGGGAACCGGAGTGGAACAACGTCCCGTCCCCAATGTTCTGGAAAATGTGCGGCGTGTTGCTGAAGTACGATGCCCCGACCCACTGCGCCCCCTCGGCGCCCATCTGGGTAAACCCGGCCCCGATCCGCTCCATGGTCACCGCCATGCCGTGACAGCCGATTCCGGCCGCGGCAATCGACCCCTCGGGCACCACGGTCGAGCGGTTGTGGGGACAGCCGGAACAGAAATAGGACAGCCGCTGGGCGCCGAGCCCCATCGGTTGGACCGACGCGTCGGTCGCCGGCCGGAGCCGCTCGAGCCGGCCCGCCATCACCTCAGCGGGGAGTTTTCGCGCCAGTCGGGCGGCCAGGATTGGCGCGATCAGGTCGGCATCGAGTTCCCCGTGGCTCGGCACCAGGGGCCGGCCCGCCTCGTCGACCTTGCCGACGATCCGGGGGTGGTTGGTCTGATGATAGAGGACGTCCCGGAGCATCAGCTCGACGAACGAGCGCTTTTCCTCAACGACCAGGACTTCCTCGAGCCCCGCGGCAAAGGCCTCTGCCGAGGACGGTTCCATCGGGTAGAGCATCCCGATCTTGAAGAGCCGGACGCCGTACCGGACCAGGTCGTCGTCGGACAAGCCGAGCCGGGCCATGGCTTCCCGGACATCGAGATAGGTCTTCCCGGCGGCGGCAATTCCGAGCCAGGCGGTAGGCGGATTCACCGTCACCCGGTTCAACTCGTTGGCGGCGCCGAACCGGCGGGCCGCTTGGAGCCGGCCCTCCATCAGTTCCTGTTCGAGCTGGAGGTTGTACGGGGCAAACAGGGTGTGCGACTGGGTCGGCCGCCACGGCTTGCCGTTGAACTCGAACTCCGGCCGCTTCCATTGATGCCCACCGGGCCTGATCCGGGCGGTGCCGAACTCATCGGCCACGTTGGTGGTCATTTTGAAGCCGACCCAGAGCCCGGAATAGCGGGACAGGGCAAACCCGGCGCTGCCCAAGTCGATGACCTCCTGGACGTCGCCGGGGAAGAGGACCGGCATCTGGGCGTCGTAGAGCGCGATCTCCGACGCCGACGGGACCGTGGAGGACTTGGACGCGGGGTCGTCGCCGGCGACGGCCAGGACCCCCCCGTTCCGGCCGACGCCGGTCAGGTTCGCGTGTTTGAACGCGTCACCGGATCGGTCGACCCCGGGTCCTTTGCCGTACCAGATGCCGAGGACGCCGTCGTACTTCGGTGACGGCATCAGGTTGGCGAGCTGGGAGCCGAAGATGGCCGTTGCCCCCAGGTCTTCATTGACGCCAGGGAGAAAACGGACCTGGTGTTGCTCGAGGATTCGCTTCGCGGCCTGGAGGAGGAAGTCGAACCCGCCGAGCGGGGAGCCCCGGTAGCCCGAGATCAGGGTGGCGGTGTTGAGGCCGGCTTGGCGGTCGGCCTTGTGCTGGTCGATCGGGAGACGGACGAGGGCCTGAACTCCGGACAGGGCGACGATGCCGTCGTCGAGGAGGTACTTGTCGTCGAGCGAATAGGGCTTTGGATCGGTCATCCTGGGAATGTACCGCAGGGCCAATCCCAGCGCCTAGGGCTAGTGAAAGGGGGCGAACACTGTCCCGATGGCGGCCAGCCACAACAGGAACATCCGATTGCGAATCTCAACCCGGCCCCTGGCCATCTCCAAGTGCCAGAGCTCCCATCGCAGGGCCTCGAGCCACCGTCCTCGTCGATTTCTGGTTGGCCCGATACCGGCTGACCGTCACGGACGTTGACGATGGGACCTACCGACTCCGCTTCCTGTGGGACCCCGCCGTTGACCTCGTCCTTGAGCCGGACCTATCCGAACCCGCCGGGGAACAACCCGGTGGCCGCGGCGGCCGTCCGGGCGAGGTCGGGCGCGATCGCCGCGAGCTCCGAGCGGGCTTGGTCAATGCCGACGCCGACCCTAAGTCGCCCCAGGGTCCGGCGATGGTGTCCCGAGGCGCGGCCCTCGCCGAGGTCGTATTGAAGGAGGCCGAGACCGCTTGGCCATCGAGCCGCTCAGGTCGGTCCAAACCGGTGACGGTCGGTTGCCAGGCCTTCATGACCGTAAGCGCGTCGAACGAACGGCTTCGCTGCTCGCCTCGCTGATCGCGGGCTACTTCACCCGGACCAGGGCCGAGTCGAGCATCCGCACCAGGGCATCCCGGTCGTACGTGAAGGCGTGGCGTTGATTGAGTTGGACCACTTCTTCGATGGCCTTCCGGATGGTCACTTCCGCCTGCCGGGCCACCGGCACAACCATATAGCGCATCTTGGGCTCAGGATCGAAAAGGGCGTGGGCCGCCGCTTCCGCGACCAGGTCGGGCTCGGCAGCAGTCTCATAGCCCGCCATGGCCGTCACCATCCGCTGCATCTCGGCCAGATAGGGCGAGGTGGGGTTCCGCGCGATCGCGGTTTCGATCTGCGTGACGGTGTTGCGGCCGATGTCGGAGCGGTA includes:
- a CDS encoding DUF4236 domain-containing protein, encoding MGLRFRRSIKLMPGVRLNFSLTGISASIGPPGGAPA
- a CDS encoding indolepyruvate ferredoxin oxidoreductase family protein: MTDPKPYSLDDKYLLDDGIVALSGVQALVRLPIDQHKADRQAGLNTATLISGYRGSPLGGFDFLLQAAKRILEQHQVRFLPGVNEDLGATAIFGSQLANLMPSPKYDGVLGIWYGKGPGVDRSGDAFKHANLTGVGRNGGVLAVAGDDPASKSSTVPSASEIALYDAQMPVLFPGDVQEVIDLGSAGFALSRYSGLWVGFKMTTNVADEFGTARIRPGGHQWKRPEFEFNGKPWRPTQSHTLFAPYNLQLEQELMEGRLQAARRFGAANELNRVTVNPPTAWLGIAAAGKTYLDVREAMARLGLSDDDLVRYGVRLFKIGMLYPMEPSSAEAFAAGLEEVLVVEEKRSFVELMLRDVLYHQTNHPRIVGKVDEAGRPLVPSHGELDADLIAPILAARLARKLPAEVMAGRLERLRPATDASVQPMGLGAQRLSYFCSGCPHNRSTVVPEGSIAAAGIGCHGMAVTMERIGAGFTQMGAEGAQWVGASYFSNTPHIFQNIGDGTLFHSGSLAIRQAVAAGTSITYKILYNGAVAMTGGQMADGAIAIPDLTRELQAEGVGRTIVLTDEVERYRGITLATGVDLWPRERLDEAQKLLRDIKGVTALIYDQHCAADLRRKRKRGLAPERPMRVLINERICEGCGDCGAKSNCLSVAPVETEFGRKTQIHQSSCNTDYSCLDGDCPAFVTVVPAAGPKPKRAGHQFEPLGPMFPAVRAEPHRPVTNLYFMGIGGTGVVTVNQVLGTAALLEHKGVRCLDQTGLSQKGGAVVSHLKIFDGDALGSNKVGIGEADGYIGFDVLTASDLRHLIRARPDRTVAIVSSSHVATGLMVRNPLVEFPADSVLHARIDAVTRAGQNVYFDAERLAEFLFRSHMMANFIVVGAAYQAGLIPLAAESIEKALELNGTAAQANIQAFRVGRQVVVDPAWADRLVTSRAAAAEPAAPVLTPGIRAMVDATGATGETRQLLEIRVPDLVAYQNEAYAKQYADFVAMVWKQERTIGSGTALSAAVARYLYKLMAYKDEYEVARLTLDPKLDEALVESFGAGAVMSYRLHPPVLRAMGMKKKIALGRWFRGVFRLLYAARGLRGTAFDLFGRDSIRRLERELIGEYRGLIETAAAVLSASSYEQTVKLARTPDMIRGYEDVKRKNVDRFRQAVQATLNPVSGASNPGPASLVTLGG